The following coding sequences are from one Frigoribacterium sp. Leaf415 window:
- the pucL gene encoding factor-independent urate hydroxylase: MAIILGDNQYGKAESRLVRFYRDGPRHEIRDVNVTTALRGPFDAAYLRGDQSAVLPTDTQKNTAFAFAKSKGVEAVERFGLELARHFVHDVEPVTGARIEIEQYDWQRAVVDGTEHDHTWLRSGQEVRTAAVTVDGTGEYVVGGLKDLVLLKSTGSEFAGFLTDEFTTLPETHDRVMATALDAKWRFGTTDVDWEATYAEVKRLMVREFATLQSLALQQTLWHMGTAVLEAIPSIVEVRLKAPNKHHFAYDLSPFGLENPGEVFWAADRPYGLIEATVLRDDAPPAHDAWRASAGLA, encoded by the coding sequence ATGGCGATCATCCTCGGCGACAACCAGTACGGCAAAGCGGAATCGCGACTCGTGCGCTTCTACCGCGACGGGCCCCGACACGAGATCCGCGACGTCAACGTCACGACGGCGTTGCGCGGCCCCTTCGACGCGGCGTACCTCCGCGGCGACCAGAGCGCCGTCCTGCCGACCGACACCCAGAAGAACACCGCGTTCGCCTTCGCGAAGTCGAAGGGCGTCGAGGCCGTCGAGCGCTTCGGGCTCGAGCTCGCCCGCCACTTCGTGCACGACGTCGAGCCCGTGACGGGTGCCCGCATCGAGATCGAGCAGTACGACTGGCAGCGGGCCGTGGTCGACGGCACCGAGCACGACCACACCTGGCTGCGCTCGGGGCAAGAGGTCCGGACCGCCGCCGTCACGGTCGACGGCACCGGCGAGTACGTCGTGGGCGGCCTGAAAGACCTTGTCCTGCTCAAGTCGACCGGCTCCGAGTTCGCCGGGTTCCTGACGGACGAGTTCACGACCCTGCCCGAGACGCACGACCGTGTCATGGCGACGGCCCTCGACGCGAAGTGGCGCTTCGGCACGACCGACGTCGACTGGGAGGCCACGTACGCCGAGGTCAAGCGCTTGATGGTCCGCGAGTTCGCCACCCTGCAGTCGCTCGCCCTCCAGCAGACCCTGTGGCACATGGGCACGGCCGTCCTCGAGGCGATCCCCTCGATCGTCGAGGTGCGCCTCAAGGCACCCAACAAGCACCACTTCGCCTACGACCTCTCACCCTTCGGCCTCGAGAACCCGGGCGAGGTCTTCTGGGCCGCCGATCGTCCGTACGGTCTGATCGAGGCCACCGTGCTGCGTGACGACGCGCCGCCGGCCCACGACGCCTGGCGTGCGTCCGCGGGCCTCGCATGA
- a CDS encoding nucleoside deaminase, with protein sequence MTGTDDARWLARTIELAVENVANGGGPFGAVIVRGDELVAEGQNRVTANLDPTAHAEVTAIRAACQAVGDFSLAGTTLYTSCEPCPLCLSASLWARVDRVVYAADRHDAARGGFDDLEFYELFARDRSTWDLPVDEVRPTNAPAPFEAWLTHDHRTDY encoded by the coding sequence GTGACCGGAACCGACGACGCCCGCTGGCTGGCGCGCACGATCGAGTTGGCCGTCGAGAACGTGGCGAACGGGGGCGGGCCGTTCGGGGCCGTCATCGTCCGGGGCGACGAGCTCGTGGCCGAGGGGCAGAACCGGGTGACGGCCAACCTCGACCCCACCGCGCACGCCGAGGTCACCGCGATCCGCGCGGCCTGCCAGGCGGTCGGCGACTTCTCCCTCGCCGGCACGACCCTCTACACCTCGTGCGAACCGTGCCCGCTGTGCCTCTCGGCGTCGCTCTGGGCGAGGGTCGACCGGGTCGTGTACGCCGCCGACCGGCACGACGCCGCGCGTGGCGGCTTCGACGACCTCGAGTTCTACGAGCTGTTCGCGCGCGACCGGTCCACCTGGGACCTCCCCGTCGACGAGGTGCGCCCGACGAATGCGCCGGCGCCGTTCGAGGCGTGGCTGACCCACGACCACCGCACCGACTACTGA
- the uraH gene encoding hydroxyisourate hydrolase yields the protein MSHVTTHVLDAALGRPAADVPVALLDAQGVALATGVTNADGRVPELGPDALPAADYRLVFETAAYFAASRRDTFYPRVTIDFTLADESSHYHVPVLLSPFAYSTYRGS from the coding sequence ATGAGCCACGTCACCACGCACGTCCTCGACGCCGCGCTGGGCCGCCCGGCGGCCGACGTCCCCGTCGCGCTCTTGGACGCCCAGGGCGTCGCGCTCGCCACCGGAGTCACGAACGCCGACGGGCGCGTGCCCGAGCTCGGCCCGGACGCCCTGCCCGCCGCCGACTACCGACTCGTCTTCGAGACCGCCGCCTACTTCGCGGCGTCGCGGCGTGACACGTTCTACCCGCGTGTGACGATCGACTTCACCCTCGCCGACGAATCGAGCCACTACCACGTGCCCGTGCTGCTCAGCCCGTTCGCGTACTCGACCTATCGCGGCAGCTGA
- the uraD gene encoding 2-oxo-4-hydroxy-4-carboxy-5-ureidoimidazoline decarboxylase: MIDLDDATLRSHLLAALNVERWADDVAAQSPFADADALITVAAAAATPLSAAEIDEAMAHHPRIGEKPVGDGAAQEFSRREQGSAADADDETLAQLLAEGNAAYEQRFDRVFLIRAAGRSRAEIVGELHRRLGLDDDTELRIVGAELRDIALLRLQTTFAEPAPAEPTSAEPASAEPASTGRTDQAGA, from the coding sequence ATGATCGACCTCGACGACGCCACCCTGCGTTCGCATCTGCTGGCCGCCCTGAACGTCGAGCGGTGGGCCGACGACGTCGCCGCGCAGTCACCGTTCGCGGACGCCGACGCCTTGATCACGGTCGCGGCCGCCGCCGCGACGCCGCTCAGTGCCGCCGAGATCGACGAGGCGATGGCGCACCACCCGCGCATCGGTGAGAAGCCGGTCGGCGACGGGGCCGCCCAGGAGTTCAGCCGACGCGAGCAGGGCTCGGCGGCCGACGCCGACGACGAGACCCTCGCGCAGCTGCTGGCCGAGGGCAACGCCGCGTACGAGCAGCGCTTCGACCGGGTGTTCCTGATCCGCGCCGCCGGTCGGAGCCGGGCCGAGATCGTGGGCGAGCTGCACCGGCGACTCGGGCTCGACGACGACACCGAGCTGCGCATCGTCGGCGCGGAGCTGCGCGACATCGCACTGTTGCGGCTGCAGACGACCTTCGCCGAGCCGGCACCCGCCGAGCCGACATCGGCCGAGCCGGCGTCCGCCGAGCCGGCGTCCACCGGCCGCACGGACCAGGCCGGCGCATGA
- a CDS encoding FAD binding domain-containing protein, producing the protein MDLTTVREIRTPSRRDEIVFAPGERPLGGGTWLFSERQPGLTGLVDLTSLGWTPVERGSAADSRDVVSIAATCTIAELLRLPADDDWVAHPLIDQCANSLLASFKIWNVATVGGNVALGLPAGAMTSLMATLDATALVWTTDGGERRQPVSTFVTGVVQNALEPGEVLRALEVPVDSLRSRTGFRRISLSPLGRSGTLVTARLGLDGEFVVTVTAGTTRPVQLRFDEVPGERALADALARVDCWYSDPHGDPDWRRAMSTRFADELRVELGQPATDVFVPAGRARPHREATHDPRSATARARSTPPTTTTPGGAR; encoded by the coding sequence ATGGACCTGACCACCGTTCGCGAGATCCGCACCCCGTCGCGCCGAGACGAGATCGTCTTCGCACCCGGCGAGCGCCCCCTCGGCGGCGGCACGTGGCTGTTCTCCGAACGGCAACCCGGGCTGACCGGCTTGGTCGACCTGACCTCGCTCGGGTGGACGCCCGTCGAACGAGGCAGCGCCGCCGATAGCCGCGACGTCGTCAGCATCGCCGCCACCTGCACCATCGCCGAGCTGTTGCGGCTGCCCGCCGACGACGACTGGGTCGCCCACCCGCTGATCGACCAGTGCGCGAACTCGCTGCTCGCCTCGTTCAAGATCTGGAACGTCGCGACGGTCGGCGGCAACGTCGCCCTCGGGCTGCCGGCCGGGGCGATGACCTCGCTCATGGCGACCCTCGACGCCACGGCCCTCGTGTGGACCACCGACGGCGGCGAGCGCCGCCAGCCCGTGTCCACCTTCGTCACCGGAGTGGTGCAGAACGCCCTCGAGCCCGGTGAGGTGCTGCGCGCCCTCGAGGTGCCGGTCGACTCGCTGCGCTCGCGCACCGGGTTCCGGCGCATCTCGCTGAGCCCCCTGGGCCGCTCGGGCACGCTCGTCACGGCCCGGCTCGGTCTCGACGGCGAGTTCGTCGTCACCGTCACGGCGGGGACGACGCGTCCGGTCCAGCTGCGCTTCGACGAGGTGCCCGGCGAACGGGCCCTGGCGGACGCCCTCGCCCGGGTCGACTGCTGGTACTCCGACCCCCACGGCGATCCCGACTGGCGTCGTGCGATGAGCACCCGCTTCGCCGACGAACTGCGCGTCGAGCTCGGGCAGCCGGCCACCGACGTGTTCGTCCCGGCGGGCCGGGCACGACCTCACCGCGAGGCGACCCACGACCCCCGCAGCGCGACCGCGCGAGCGAGGTCGACCCCGCCCACCACCACGACCCCCGGAGGCGCGCGATGA
- a CDS encoding molybdopterin-dependent oxidoreductase, whose translation MTPRHVTFEVDGLPLDADLAPGQVLRTVLRENGVHSVKKGCDAGDCGACSVLVDGEPVHSCIYPAHRLEGRAVTTAAGLGTPEHPHPVQQAFADAAGFQCGFCTAGMVVTASTFTEADADDLPRLLKGNLCRCTGYRAIGDAICGVSNTVSPADGEAAGRSVKAPAAMRVVSGGEPYTLDFRSTTKLLHLAVLGSPHAHARITSIDTSAAEALPGVHLVLTHRDSPATLFSTGRHEDREDDPDDGLVLDPVLRFRGQRVAAVVADDVRTATNALAAIVVEYEPLPAVFDPETARTPGAPLLHGEKTSEVSRIAFPERNTVAAMHDETGDVEAGLAAADAVVEGTWRTQRVSHGALETHASRGWLDDDGRLVIRTASQVPFLVRDELAHVFGLSQEQVRVFAARVGGGFGGKQELITEDLVALAVLRTGQPVQYEFTREDEFTIAPTRHPMRVRVRVGATSDGVLTALHVDQLMDTGAYGNHGVGVMYHSVHESTSVYRCPNKRVDAESVYTNNLPSGAFRGYGLGQVVFAVESAMDELARELGIDPFELRRRNVIVPGDPMVVTDPDEESDLLIGSYGLDQCLDLVEQALASPAPEGAPPAPVGPTWSTGRGMALAMIATIPPRGHFADTSIELLPDGRYDIGVGTAEFGNGTTTVHTQLVASALGTTPDRVVVRQSDTDVARYDTGAYGSAGVVVAGKALLAAAHKLRAAMVDRALAIAGGAGHAVDTAAAPEVVAGGVVVRVGPGVDATVLVSGERLLADGPLAADGAHDGTPRSVAFNVHGFEVAVDRASGEVRLLRSVQAADAGVVLNPEQLRGQVEGGTAQAIGTALYEEMMLDDEGRVLTTAFRNYRMPKFGDVPETEVHFATTHDDLGPLGAKSMSEAPYNPVAPALANAIRDALGVRPHELPMSRDRLWRLAGGR comes from the coding sequence ATGACCCCGAGACACGTCACGTTCGAGGTCGACGGCCTGCCTCTCGACGCCGACCTCGCACCCGGTCAGGTGCTGCGCACGGTGCTGCGCGAGAACGGCGTCCACTCGGTCAAGAAGGGGTGCGACGCGGGCGACTGCGGCGCCTGCTCGGTGCTGGTCGACGGCGAGCCCGTGCACTCGTGCATCTATCCCGCGCACCGGCTCGAGGGCCGGGCCGTGACGACGGCGGCCGGTCTCGGCACACCCGAACACCCCCACCCCGTGCAGCAGGCGTTCGCGGACGCAGCCGGGTTCCAGTGCGGCTTCTGCACCGCCGGCATGGTGGTGACGGCCTCGACGTTCACCGAGGCCGACGCGGACGACCTCCCGCGCCTCCTGAAGGGAAACCTCTGCCGGTGCACGGGGTACCGGGCGATCGGCGACGCGATCTGCGGCGTCTCGAACACGGTGTCCCCGGCCGACGGCGAGGCGGCCGGACGATCGGTGAAGGCTCCGGCGGCGATGCGCGTGGTGTCAGGCGGCGAGCCCTACACGCTCGACTTCCGCAGCACGACGAAGCTGCTGCACCTCGCCGTGCTCGGCAGCCCGCACGCCCACGCCCGCATCACGTCGATCGACACGAGCGCCGCCGAGGCGCTGCCCGGGGTGCACCTGGTGTTGACGCACCGTGACTCCCCCGCGACCTTGTTCTCGACCGGTCGCCACGAGGACCGCGAGGACGACCCCGACGACGGACTCGTCCTCGACCCCGTGCTGCGGTTCCGCGGGCAGCGCGTCGCCGCGGTCGTCGCCGACGACGTCCGCACGGCGACGAACGCCCTGGCCGCGATCGTGGTCGAGTACGAGCCCCTGCCCGCCGTGTTCGACCCCGAGACGGCGCGCACGCCCGGGGCCCCGCTGCTGCACGGCGAGAAGACCAGCGAGGTGTCGCGCATCGCGTTCCCCGAGCGCAACACCGTGGCCGCGATGCACGACGAGACCGGTGACGTCGAGGCCGGACTGGCCGCTGCGGACGCGGTGGTCGAGGGCACCTGGCGCACACAGCGCGTCTCGCACGGAGCCCTCGAGACGCACGCCTCACGCGGCTGGCTCGACGACGACGGGCGCCTCGTGATCCGCACGGCGAGCCAGGTGCCGTTCCTCGTGCGGGACGAGCTGGCACACGTCTTCGGGCTGTCGCAGGAGCAGGTCCGGGTCTTCGCCGCCCGCGTGGGCGGCGGTTTCGGGGGCAAGCAAGAGCTGATCACCGAGGACCTCGTCGCCCTCGCCGTGCTGCGCACCGGTCAGCCCGTCCAGTACGAGTTCACCCGCGAGGACGAGTTCACGATCGCCCCGACCCGCCACCCGATGCGGGTCCGCGTGCGGGTCGGCGCGACGAGCGACGGGGTGCTGACCGCGCTGCACGTCGACCAGCTGATGGACACGGGCGCCTACGGCAACCACGGCGTCGGCGTCATGTACCACTCGGTGCACGAGTCGACCAGCGTCTACCGCTGCCCGAACAAGCGCGTCGACGCCGAGTCGGTCTACACGAACAACCTGCCCTCGGGGGCGTTCCGCGGGTACGGGCTCGGGCAGGTCGTCTTCGCCGTCGAGTCCGCGATGGACGAACTGGCCCGCGAGCTCGGCATCGACCCGTTCGAGCTGCGCCGCCGCAACGTGATCGTCCCCGGCGACCCGATGGTGGTCACCGACCCCGACGAAGAGAGCGACCTGCTCATCGGCAGTTACGGACTCGACCAGTGCCTCGACCTGGTCGAGCAGGCGCTGGCGTCTCCTGCCCCCGAGGGCGCGCCTCCTGCCCCCGTCGGCCCGACCTGGTCGACCGGGCGAGGCATGGCCCTCGCCATGATCGCGACGATCCCGCCGCGCGGTCACTTCGCCGACACCTCGATCGAGCTGCTGCCCGACGGCCGCTACGACATCGGCGTCGGCACGGCCGAGTTCGGCAACGGCACCACGACGGTGCACACCCAGCTCGTCGCCTCGGCACTCGGCACCACGCCCGACCGAGTCGTCGTCCGTCAGTCCGACACCGACGTGGCCCGCTACGACACCGGGGCCTACGGTTCGGCCGGCGTCGTCGTCGCGGGCAAGGCCCTGCTCGCCGCGGCCCACAAGCTGCGCGCGGCCATGGTCGACCGTGCCCTGGCGATCGCAGGAGGCGCGGGTCACGCCGTCGACACCGCGGCCGCCCCCGAGGTGGTCGCGGGCGGCGTCGTGGTGCGGGTCGGCCCCGGTGTCGACGCGACCGTGCTCGTGTCCGGCGAGCGGCTGCTGGCCGACGGTCCGCTCGCCGCCGACGGGGCCCACGACGGCACCCCGCGCTCGGTGGCGTTCAACGTGCACGGCTTCGAGGTCGCCGTCGACCGGGCGAGCGGCGAGGTGCGCCTGCTGCGCTCGGTGCAGGCGGCGGACGCCGGAGTCGTGCTGAACCCCGAGCAGTTGCGCGGTCAGGTCGAGGGCGGAACGGCGCAGGCGATCGGCACCGCGCTCTACGAAGAGATGATGCTCGACGACGAGGGGCGCGTGCTGACGACGGCGTTCCGCAACTACCGGATGCCCAAGTTCGGCGACGTACCCGAGACCGAGGTGCACTTCGCGACCACGCACGACGACCTCGGCCCGCTCGGCGCCAAGTCGATGAGCGAGGCGCCGTACAACCCGGTGGCCCCGGCCCTGGCGAACGCGATCCGCGATGCGCTCGGCGTGCGGCCGCACGAGCTGCCGATGTCGCGCGACCGTCTCTGGCGCCTCGCCGGCGGGCGCTGA
- a CDS encoding nucleobase:cation symporter-2 family protein produces the protein MSQPSSVPAAAGGAPVDTVEKHPVDRVPPLRRLFPLGLQHVLAMYAGAVAVPLIVGGALVGMGQLEPGDIAYLISADLFVAGIATIVQSVGFWRFGVRLPLMQGCTFAAVGPMIVIGGEYGITAIYGSVIASGVFMMLLAPFFSKLVRFFPPIVTGTVILIIGVSLMDVAAGWVGGGTGSDDFGRPLDIAFAAGTLLLIILIERFAPPALRRLSILLGLVVGTLVAWPFGLTDWSGVGESAWFGLALPFHFGLPTFPVSAIVSMCIVGLVIMTETTGDIIAVGEIVDRPVTPRRLADGLRADGLSTVIGGVFNTFPYTAFAQNVGLVSITGVKSRYVATLAGGILVVLGLVPALGAVVEGVPVAVLGGAGVALFGMVAASGIRTLSKVRFTNSNILIVAVALGVSLLPTVSPEIYAQFPTWFTIVFDSGISAGAIVAVLLNLLLNSPRVQARDEGADRDVSAHDAVRGPAAPAGVTEREV, from the coding sequence ATGTCCCAGCCCTCGTCCGTCCCGGCTGCCGCCGGCGGCGCGCCCGTCGACACCGTCGAGAAGCACCCCGTCGACCGCGTCCCCCCGCTGCGGAGGCTCTTCCCGCTCGGCCTGCAGCACGTGCTCGCGATGTACGCCGGGGCGGTCGCCGTCCCGCTGATCGTCGGCGGAGCGCTGGTCGGCATGGGTCAGCTCGAGCCCGGCGACATCGCGTACCTGATCAGCGCCGACCTGTTCGTGGCCGGCATCGCGACGATCGTGCAGTCCGTGGGGTTCTGGCGCTTCGGGGTGCGGCTGCCGTTGATGCAGGGCTGCACCTTCGCCGCCGTCGGGCCGATGATCGTGATCGGCGGCGAGTACGGCATAACGGCGATCTACGGCTCCGTCATCGCGAGCGGCGTCTTCATGATGCTGCTGGCGCCGTTCTTCTCGAAGCTCGTGCGGTTCTTCCCGCCGATCGTCACCGGCACGGTCATCCTGATCATCGGCGTCTCGCTGATGGACGTCGCCGCCGGATGGGTCGGAGGAGGCACGGGTTCCGACGACTTCGGACGTCCCCTCGACATCGCCTTCGCCGCGGGCACCCTGCTGCTGATCATCCTGATCGAGCGGTTCGCGCCTCCTGCGCTCCGCCGCCTGTCGATCCTGCTGGGACTCGTCGTCGGCACCCTCGTCGCCTGGCCGTTCGGGCTGACCGACTGGAGCGGTGTGGGCGAGAGCGCTTGGTTCGGCCTCGCTCTGCCGTTCCACTTCGGACTGCCGACGTTCCCGGTGAGCGCGATCGTGTCGATGTGCATCGTCGGCCTGGTGATCATGACCGAGACCACGGGCGACATCATCGCGGTGGGTGAGATCGTCGACCGGCCGGTGACCCCGCGTCGCCTCGCCGACGGGCTGCGGGCCGACGGACTGTCGACCGTCATCGGCGGCGTCTTCAACACGTTCCCGTACACCGCCTTCGCGCAGAACGTGGGGCTGGTCAGCATCACGGGCGTGAAGTCGCGGTACGTGGCGACGCTGGCGGGCGGCATCCTCGTGGTGCTCGGGTTGGTGCCCGCGCTCGGGGCCGTCGTCGAGGGCGTGCCGGTGGCGGTGCTCGGCGGAGCCGGGGTCGCGCTGTTCGGCATGGTGGCGGCGAGCGGCATCCGGACGCTGTCGAAGGTGCGCTTCACGAACAGCAACATCCTGATCGTCGCGGTCGCCCTGGGCGTCAGCCTGCTGCCCACGGTCAGCCCCGAGATCTACGCGCAGTTCCCGACCTGGTTCACGATCGTCTTCGACTCGGGCATCAGCGCCGGGGCGATCGTCGCCGTGCTGCTCAACCTGCTGCTCAACTCGCCTCGGGTGCAGGCGCGCGACGAGGGCGCGGACCGCGACGTGTCGGCGCACGACGCCGTGCGCGGGCCCGCGGCACCGGCCGGGGTGACCGAGCGCGAGGTCTGA
- a CDS encoding 5'-methylthioadenosine/S-adenosylhomocysteine nucleosidase encodes MTGTHAAPPADGVAALAAPAIIVIVAMSDEAEPFVSRASRVDEPVAVGGSLQRVVEIDGVELLLVQSGIGFVNAAGAATSAIVRAGSLEGVVPTVISAGTAAGMGIGIEIGDVVAGSEYVNLDADARVFGYRLGQVPGMPASFHADEALMEAAVAYDTSVSSVSPGTSIAGEASGDGVASSASSASGGGWAVRPGLIASSDAFMTAERVIGVRSAFADVVDVDAVDMESMAIAQTCHVHHVPFVSVRGISDLAGPDAHDVHDENLALTAGRSADVTMHLVRAITAR; translated from the coding sequence ATGACCGGGACGCACGCCGCGCCTCCTGCCGACGGTGTCGCGGCGCTCGCCGCACCGGCGATCATCGTGATCGTGGCGATGAGCGACGAGGCCGAGCCGTTCGTGTCCCGGGCGTCGCGCGTCGACGAGCCGGTCGCCGTCGGCGGGTCGCTGCAGCGCGTCGTCGAGATCGACGGGGTCGAGCTGCTGCTCGTGCAGAGCGGCATCGGGTTCGTCAATGCCGCCGGGGCGGCGACGTCGGCCATCGTGCGGGCGGGCTCGCTCGAGGGCGTCGTGCCGACCGTGATCAGCGCCGGCACGGCCGCGGGCATGGGGATCGGCATCGAGATCGGCGACGTCGTCGCGGGCTCCGAGTACGTCAACCTCGACGCCGACGCGCGCGTGTTCGGTTACCGGCTGGGACAGGTGCCCGGCATGCCGGCCAGCTTCCACGCCGACGAGGCCCTCATGGAGGCGGCGGTCGCCTACGACACGTCCGTCTCGTCGGTCTCGCCCGGCACGTCGATCGCGGGTGAGGCCTCGGGCGACGGTGTCGCGTCGAGCGCGTCGAGCGCGTCGGGCGGCGGCTGGGCCGTGCGGCCCGGATTGATCGCCTCGAGCGACGCGTTCATGACCGCCGAGCGCGTGATCGGCGTGCGGAGCGCCTTCGCCGACGTCGTCGACGTGGACGCCGTCGACATGGAGTCGATGGCGATCGCCCAGACCTGTCACGTCCACCACGTGCCGTTCGTCTCGGTGCGCGGCATCAGCGACCTCGCCGGTCCGGATGCCCACGACGTGCACGACGAGAACCTCGCCCTGACGGCGGGGCGGTCGGCGGACGTCACCATGCACCTCGTCCGGGCGATCACCGCCCGCTGA
- a CDS encoding S-ribosylhomocysteine lyase has product MNVESFNLDHRTVAAPYVRVADQKTLPHGDVITKFDVRFTQPNEAHLDMASVHSLEHLFAEHSRNRSGDVIDFSPMGCQTGFYLILQGDPAMDDVLSLIEGTLTDITTATEVPAANEVQCGWGANHTLEGAQGVARDFLAARDEWSTVTR; this is encoded by the coding sequence ATGAACGTCGAGTCGTTCAACCTCGACCACCGCACCGTCGCCGCGCCCTACGTGCGCGTCGCCGACCAGAAGACGCTGCCGCACGGCGACGTCATCACCAAGTTCGACGTCCGGTTCACGCAGCCGAACGAGGCTCATCTCGACATGGCGTCGGTCCACTCGCTCGAGCACCTCTTCGCCGAGCACTCGCGCAACCGCTCGGGCGACGTCATCGACTTCTCGCCGATGGGCTGCCAGACCGGGTTCTACCTGATCCTGCAGGGCGACCCCGCGATGGACGACGTCCTGTCGCTCATCGAGGGCACCCTCACCGACATCACCACCGCCACCGAGGTCCCCGCGGCCAACGAGGTCCAGTGCGGTTGGGGCGCCAACCACACGCTCGAGGGTGCGCAGGGCGTCGCCCGCGACTTCCTCGCGGCCCGCGACGAGTGGTCGACCGTCACCCGATGA
- a CDS encoding aldo/keto reductase, with protein sequence MKTTTLPTTDRPASTIVLGLMRISGMTEDAIRELVAEARDLGIDFFDHADVYGDHPHHCEQRFGDAVTMTSSERDAVQLQSKVGIRDGFWDFSTEHILESVDASLAALRTDRLDVLLLHRPDALVEPDEVAAAFDQLHSSGKVRHFGVSNHTPAQVELLKRSVTQPLIVNQVQLSITHAPLIAAGVAANMAGLDQSVDRDNGILDYSRLNDMTLQAWSPFQKGFFDGVFLGDRDGYPELNDVIDELATKYDVPPSAIPVAWITRHPAEMQVVLGTTSVAHLRDSAAGSDVPLTRPEWYRLFTAAGHTLP encoded by the coding sequence GTGAAGACGACGACGTTACCCACCACCGACCGCCCCGCCTCGACCATCGTCCTCGGGCTCATGCGCATCTCGGGCATGACCGAGGACGCGATCCGCGAACTCGTGGCCGAGGCCCGAGACCTCGGCATCGACTTCTTCGACCACGCCGACGTGTACGGCGACCACCCCCACCACTGCGAGCAGCGCTTCGGCGATGCCGTCACCATGACCTCGTCCGAGCGCGACGCCGTCCAGTTGCAGAGCAAGGTCGGCATCCGCGACGGCTTCTGGGACTTCTCGACCGAGCACATCCTCGAGTCGGTCGACGCCTCGCTCGCCGCCCTGCGCACCGACCGCCTCGACGTGCTGCTGCTGCACCGGCCCGACGCCCTCGTCGAACCCGACGAGGTGGCCGCGGCCTTCGACCAGCTGCACTCGAGCGGCAAGGTGCGCCACTTCGGCGTCTCGAACCACACGCCCGCCCAGGTCGAGCTGCTGAAGCGCAGTGTGACGCAGCCGCTGATCGTCAACCAGGTGCAGCTCAGCATCACCCACGCGCCGCTGATCGCCGCGGGCGTCGCGGCCAACATGGCGGGGCTCGACCAGTCCGTCGACCGCGACAACGGCATCCTCGACTACAGCCGCCTGAACGACATGACCCTGCAGGCCTGGTCGCCGTTCCAGAAGGGCTTCTTCGACGGCGTGTTCCTCGGCGACCGCGACGGCTACCCCGAGCTCAACGACGTCATCGACGAGCTCGCCACGAAGTACGACGTGCCGCCGTCGGCGATCCCGGTCGCCTGGATCACCCGGCACCCGGCCGAGATGCAGGTCGTCCTCGGCACGACGAGCGTCGCGCACCTCCGCGACAGCGCCGCCGGGTCCGACGTGCCGCTGACCCGGCCCGAGTGGTACCGGCTCTTCACGGCGGCCGGCCACACGCTGCCGTAG
- a CDS encoding SRPBCC family protein produces the protein MTVTASASTARVAAAPLDRAWSIATPLTPVGFYPRAGVIPAVVAVHDQSGPWDAVGRTRRLELSDGSSVVESLVRVEPDRAFVYELSEFTGLLGRLVTGGRADWSYQATPSGRTRVDWTYSFFARPGRGAIVRGIVRFAWAPYMRRVLVGITREIERTA, from the coding sequence ATGACCGTCACCGCGAGCGCGAGCACCGCGCGCGTCGCCGCCGCCCCGCTCGACCGGGCGTGGAGCATCGCGACGCCGCTGACCCCCGTCGGGTTCTATCCGCGGGCGGGGGTGATCCCGGCCGTCGTGGCCGTCCACGACCAGTCCGGCCCGTGGGACGCCGTGGGGCGCACCCGCCGGCTCGAGCTGTCGGACGGCAGCAGCGTCGTCGAGAGCCTGGTGCGCGTGGAGCCCGACAGGGCCTTCGTCTACGAGCTGAGCGAGTTCACCGGACTGCTGGGGCGGCTGGTGACCGGCGGCCGCGCCGACTGGAGCTACCAGGCCACTCCGAGCGGACGCACCCGGGTCGACTGGACCTATTCGTTCTTCGCCCGACCGGGACGTGGGGCGATCGTGCGCGGCATCGTGCGCTTCGCCTGGGCGCCGTACATGCGCCGCGTGCTCGTCGGCATCACCCGCGAGATCGAGCGCACCGCCTAG